Proteins co-encoded in one Haloarcula pelagica genomic window:
- the rpoA2 gene encoding DNA-directed RNA polymerase subunit A'', with the protein MVSEDIEAVVEDTDLPRRLKDEVYSTIEERGVGVEDADRIAKAVESKYQTTRVDPLDPVGTVSAQSIGEPGTQMTMNTFHYAGVAEIDVTQGLPRLIELVDARKTPDTPMMTVHLDDEYASDRGRAHEVVWKIEATRILALGDISTNVADMLVEIDLNDETLLERWPTVDDVDAIAEEIAGTIESNLGVQARQVGTVIEFGPEEPSYRDLLQLVEELRDIVFKGIEDISRVVIRKEDTDNGEEFVLYTEGSDFGEVLGIEGVDASRTTCNNIHEIYRELGVEAARETLINETMNTLEEQGLDDVNVRHLMLVADIMTNEGTIESIGRHGISGSKDSVLARAAFEVTVNHLLDAAIHGEIDELDGVTENVIVGKPIKLGTGDVDLRMGASQD; encoded by the coding sequence ATGGTATCCGAAGACATCGAGGCCGTCGTCGAGGACACGGACCTCCCGCGACGCCTGAAAGACGAGGTGTACAGCACCATCGAAGAGCGCGGTGTCGGCGTCGAGGACGCCGACCGGATCGCCAAGGCCGTCGAGTCGAAGTACCAGACCACTCGCGTCGACCCGCTGGACCCGGTCGGGACCGTCTCGGCGCAGTCGATCGGCGAACCCGGAACGCAGATGACGATGAACACGTTCCACTACGCCGGCGTCGCCGAGATCGACGTGACACAGGGGCTCCCGCGGCTCATCGAGCTGGTCGACGCCCGCAAGACCCCGGACACGCCGATGATGACGGTCCACCTCGACGACGAGTACGCGAGCGACCGGGGGCGGGCTCACGAGGTCGTCTGGAAGATCGAGGCCACGCGCATCCTGGCGCTGGGTGACATCTCGACGAACGTCGCCGACATGCTCGTCGAGATCGACCTCAACGACGAGACGCTGCTGGAGCGGTGGCCGACCGTCGACGATGTCGACGCCATCGCCGAGGAGATCGCCGGCACCATCGAGTCCAACCTGGGGGTCCAGGCCCGGCAGGTCGGGACCGTCATCGAGTTCGGGCCGGAGGAACCCAGCTACCGGGACCTCCTCCAGCTCGTCGAGGAACTGCGCGACATCGTCTTCAAGGGCATCGAGGACATCTCCCGCGTCGTCATCCGCAAGGAAGACACCGACAACGGCGAGGAGTTCGTCCTCTACACCGAGGGATCGGACTTCGGTGAAGTCCTGGGAATCGAGGGGGTCGACGCCTCGCGGACGACGTGTAACAACATCCACGAGATCTACCGCGAACTCGGCGTCGAGGCCGCCCGCGAGACGCTGATCAACGAGACGATGAACACGCTCGAAGAGCAGGGGCTCGACGACGTGAACGTCCGTCACCTGATGCTGGTCGCCGACATCATGACCAACGAGGGGACCATCGAGTCGATCGGTCGCCACGGGATCAGCGGGTCGAAAGACTCCGTGCTCGCTCGGGCGGCCTTCGAGGTGACGGTCAACCACCTGCTCGACGCCGCGATCCACGGCGAGATCGACGAACTCGACGGTGTCACCGAGAACGTCATCGTCGGCAAGCCGATCAAGCTCGGGACCGGCGATGTCGACCTCCGGATGGGTGCGAGTCAGGACTGA
- a CDS encoding NusA-like transcription termination signal-binding factor: MRVELSDDARQLVALFEDEAAVTVRDCVIDETHDQVVYLVKRGEMADAIGPGGETVANVEERLGRPVKLVEDADTPEDFVANALAPAAVYNVTVSENGDTIAYVEVAQEDRGAAIGRDGRNIDAARRLAKRHYDIDGIELT; the protein is encoded by the coding sequence ATGCGCGTCGAGCTCTCGGACGACGCGCGACAGCTGGTCGCCCTCTTCGAGGACGAGGCAGCCGTCACCGTCCGGGACTGCGTGATCGACGAGACCCACGATCAGGTCGTCTATCTGGTCAAACGCGGCGAGATGGCCGACGCTATCGGACCGGGTGGTGAGACCGTCGCGAACGTCGAGGAACGGCTCGGCCGGCCCGTGAAACTGGTCGAGGACGCCGACACCCCCGAGGACTTCGTCGCCAACGCGCTGGCGCCGGCCGCGGTGTACAACGTCACTGTCTCGGAGAACGGTGACACGATCGCCTACGTCGAGGTCGCACAGGAGGACCGCGGCGCCGCCATCGGGCGCGACGGGCGCAACATCGACGCCGCTCGACGGCTCGCGAAACGCCACTACGACATCGACGGTATCGAACTGACCTGA
- a CDS encoding methyl-accepting chemotaxis protein, whose amino-acid sequence MKATSLLPAAVRKSYLRKFALAVGLIAVVVLSAGLVAEGAIATELTTQRTGELLTTTEQEAAALDQWVSEQREATRLLSNHYYISGATDTRIEATIKNERERRNRTVDEIHLVNLATGEIDRSSNESMVGTTLSEMAIAWDRGTLVFDSRNDVARSKVFLWDGDYHIAFASKVPDRTRAVVFTYDVSTRGSQFRSSIEGGKTQVLAANGEVQIAENESKILTRYADGTESEVVRASRNTTNGTVQGSGELFAYTESDETNWLVVKRVPVENAFAVRDQVEQYLFTLLGLALVGFVAFGAFVGRDIRRSLAAVTDRADALAAGRIDDDTADTERMDEIGQVEDAFGDIASYLQTVADQADALAQQEFDDPVLDRDVPGRLGESLAAMRVDLEGFIEEIEQAKTDAEQAQQEAEELAESLERQAEEFSTVMQAAADGDLSQRLDADTDNDAMREIATAFNEMIAQLGQTVVHIREFAADVEDSAEQISASATEVQNASEGVSQSVQEIAAGADQQHEHIQQASDEMSNLSATIEEVAAQADEVATTSREAAEIGETGRTRATDAVDVMNDIERRAETTIDRVESLDEEMARIGEIVDLIDDIAEQTNMLALNASIEAARAGEAGNGFAVVADEIKQLAEETGEATEEISAVISEVQSSTGDAVTDIRSMGDSVSEGIETVDGAIESLEAIVDRVEAVNEGMQSINDATDEQATATEQTVSMVDEIGSISEETASQAENVAASAEEQTATINEVNSSIDSLAGQATNLRSLLGQFDVETDQRTSGTDVYDPGTDEAAADDD is encoded by the coding sequence ATGAAAGCAACGTCACTACTCCCGGCAGCAGTCCGGAAAAGCTACTTACGGAAGTTCGCGCTCGCAGTCGGTCTCATCGCCGTCGTCGTCCTCAGCGCGGGGCTGGTCGCGGAGGGCGCCATCGCGACGGAACTGACCACACAGCGGACCGGCGAGCTGTTGACGACAACGGAGCAAGAGGCGGCGGCACTGGACCAGTGGGTCAGCGAACAGCGCGAGGCGACCAGGCTCCTCTCGAACCACTACTACATCAGCGGCGCCACGGACACGCGGATCGAGGCGACGATCAAGAACGAACGGGAGCGGCGCAACCGGACCGTCGACGAGATCCACCTGGTGAACCTCGCGACCGGGGAGATCGACCGGAGTTCGAACGAGTCGATGGTCGGGACGACGCTCTCGGAGATGGCGATCGCCTGGGACCGCGGGACACTCGTCTTCGACAGCCGGAACGATGTCGCCCGCTCGAAGGTGTTCCTGTGGGACGGCGACTACCACATCGCCTTCGCCAGCAAGGTCCCCGACCGGACGCGGGCGGTCGTGTTCACCTACGATGTCAGCACGCGCGGCTCGCAGTTCCGGAGCTCCATCGAGGGCGGGAAGACCCAGGTGCTCGCGGCCAACGGCGAGGTCCAGATCGCCGAGAACGAGTCGAAGATCCTGACCCGGTACGCCGACGGGACCGAGAGCGAGGTGGTCCGGGCCAGCCGTAACACCACGAACGGCACGGTCCAGGGGAGCGGTGAACTGTTCGCCTACACCGAGAGCGACGAGACGAACTGGCTCGTCGTCAAGCGAGTCCCGGTCGAGAACGCCTTCGCGGTCCGGGACCAGGTCGAACAGTATCTCTTCACCCTGCTGGGGCTCGCGCTCGTCGGGTTCGTCGCCTTCGGCGCGTTCGTCGGCCGGGACATCCGGCGGTCGCTCGCGGCTGTCACCGACAGAGCCGACGCGCTCGCCGCGGGCCGGATCGACGACGACACCGCCGACACCGAACGGATGGACGAGATCGGCCAGGTCGAGGACGCCTTCGGCGACATCGCCAGCTATCTCCAGACGGTCGCCGACCAGGCAGACGCGCTCGCCCAGCAGGAGTTCGACGACCCCGTCCTCGACCGGGACGTGCCCGGCCGTCTCGGCGAGTCGCTGGCGGCGATGCGGGTCGATCTCGAAGGGTTCATCGAGGAGATCGAACAGGCAAAGACAGACGCCGAGCAGGCCCAACAGGAGGCCGAGGAACTCGCGGAGTCCCTGGAACGCCAGGCCGAGGAGTTCTCGACCGTGATGCAGGCCGCCGCGGACGGCGACCTCTCCCAGCGGCTCGACGCCGACACCGACAACGACGCGATGCGCGAGATCGCGACGGCGTTCAACGAGATGATCGCCCAGTTGGGCCAGACGGTCGTCCACATCCGGGAGTTTGCCGCCGACGTGGAGGACTCGGCCGAACAGATCAGCGCCAGCGCGACGGAGGTCCAGAACGCGAGCGAGGGGGTCAGTCAGTCCGTCCAGGAGATCGCCGCCGGCGCCGATCAGCAACACGAACACATCCAGCAGGCCTCCGACGAGATGTCGAACCTCTCTGCGACCATCGAGGAGGTCGCCGCACAGGCCGACGAGGTCGCCACGACCTCCCGTGAGGCCGCCGAGATCGGCGAAACCGGCCGCACCCGGGCGACCGACGCCGTCGACGTGATGAACGACATCGAGCGCCGGGCCGAGACGACCATCGACCGCGTCGAGTCACTGGACGAGGAGATGGCCCGCATCGGCGAGATCGTCGACCTCATCGACGACATCGCCGAGCAGACCAACATGCTCGCGCTCAACGCCTCGATCGAGGCGGCCCGCGCGGGCGAGGCCGGCAACGGCTTCGCCGTCGTCGCCGACGAGATCAAACAACTCGCCGAGGAGACCGGCGAGGCGACCGAGGAGATCTCGGCGGTCATCTCGGAGGTCCAGTCCTCGACCGGCGACGCGGTGACCGATATCCGTTCGATGGGCGACAGCGTCTCGGAGGGGATCGAGACCGTCGACGGCGCCATCGAGTCCCTGGAGGCCATCGTCGACCGCGTCGAGGCGGTCAACGAGGGGATGCAGTCGATCAACGACGCCACCGACGAGCAGGCCACGGCCACCGAACAGACCGTCTCGATGGTCGACGAGATCGGGTCGATCAGCGAGGAGACCGCCAGTCAGGCCGAGAACGTCGCCGCCTCCGCCGAAGAGCAGACCGCGACGATCAACGAAGTAAACAGCAGCATCGACTCGCTGGCCGGCCAGGCGACCAACCTCCGGTCGCTGCTGGGACAGTTCGATGTCGAGACCGACCAGCGCACCAGCGGAACCGACGTGTACGATCCCGGTACCGACGAAGCCGCTGCCGACGACGACTGA
- a CDS encoding 30S ribosomal protein S12 has translation MTNGKYAARKLKKDRQKHRWSDSDYARRERGLGKKSDPLEGAPQGRGIVLEKVGIEAKQPNSAIRKCVRVQLIKNGKQVTAFCPGDGAISFIDEHDEVTIAGIGGAKGRAMGDLSGVNYKVEKVNGVSLIELVRGNAEKPVR, from the coding sequence ATGACGAACGGCAAATACGCCGCCCGCAAACTCAAAAAGGACCGCCAGAAGCACCGGTGGTCCGACTCGGATTACGCGCGACGAGAGCGCGGGCTCGGCAAGAAGTCCGACCCGCTCGAGGGTGCCCCTCAGGGTCGTGGCATCGTCCTCGAAAAGGTCGGCATCGAAGCGAAACAGCCCAACTCTGCGATCCGGAAGTGCGTGCGGGTCCAGCTGATCAAGAACGGCAAGCAGGTCACCGCCTTCTGCCCCGGTGACGGCGCTATCTCCTTCATCGACGAGCACGACGAGGTCACGATCGCCGGGATCGGTGGCGCGAAGGGTCGTGCCATGGGCGACCTCTCCGGTGTCAACTACAAGGTCGAGAAGGTCAACGGTGTCTCGCTGATCGAACTCGTCCGCGGTAACGCGGAGAAACCCGTCCGATAA
- a CDS encoding 30S ribosomal protein S7: MSEEDSPEPDAPGTDEEETARAKLFDEWEITNIEYSDPSTERYITVTPIAHTMGRHADKQFKKSEISVVERLINRLMQTDENTGKKQLATSIVQDAFEIVHERTEENPVQVLVSAVENSAPREETVRLKYGGISVPKAVDVAPQRRVDQALKFLSEGVYGSTYKTTTSASEALAQQLIGAADNDVQAYAVNQKEEKERVAAAAR, translated from the coding sequence ATGAGCGAAGAAGATTCCCCCGAGCCGGACGCACCCGGCACCGACGAGGAGGAGACCGCCCGCGCGAAGCTGTTCGACGAGTGGGAGATCACCAACATCGAGTACTCCGACCCGTCGACCGAGCGCTACATCACCGTTACGCCCATCGCCCACACGATGGGGCGCCACGCCGACAAGCAGTTCAAGAAAAGCGAGATCAGCGTCGTCGAGCGGCTGATCAACCGGCTGATGCAGACCGACGAGAACACGGGCAAGAAACAGCTCGCCACCTCGATCGTCCAGGACGCCTTCGAGATCGTCCACGAGCGCACCGAGGAGAACCCGGTGCAGGTGCTCGTCAGCGCGGTCGAGAACAGCGCCCCGCGTGAGGAGACTGTCCGCCTGAAGTACGGTGGCATCTCCGTCCCGAAGGCCGTCGATGTCGCACCCCAGCGCCGCGTCGACCAGGCGCTGAAGTTCCTCTCGGAGGGTGTCTACGGCAGCACGTACAAGACGACGACCAGTGCTTCTGAGGCCCTGGCCCAGCAGCTGATCGGCGCCGCCGACAACGACGTGCAGGCCTACGCCGTCAACCAGAAAGAGGAAAAAGAGCGCGTCGCCGCCGCCGCACGGTAA
- a CDS encoding biotin transporter BioY, with protein MSQEHDSVELVGDETVRHISLAAVLAALTAAFAYVSIPIPGLPAPVSFQVFGVYFAGLLLGPRWGGFSIALYLLVGIAGAPVFSNGGAGLGYVLGPTGGYLIGFLVAAVLIGAIVHRTLGGIADRGSGLRPLSEVSVAVQAGALVAGLVVIYAVGVPWLATMAGLPLVEAATVGAAVFLPGDAIKIAATLALVRAGALARQQAV; from the coding sequence ATGTCACAGGAACACGACTCCGTCGAACTCGTGGGTGACGAGACGGTCAGACACATCTCGCTCGCCGCGGTGCTCGCGGCGCTGACGGCCGCGTTCGCGTACGTCTCGATCCCGATTCCCGGCCTCCCGGCGCCGGTTTCCTTCCAGGTGTTTGGCGTCTACTTCGCCGGCCTCCTGCTGGGGCCACGCTGGGGCGGGTTCTCGATCGCGCTGTACCTGCTCGTGGGGATCGCCGGCGCGCCGGTGTTCTCGAACGGGGGCGCGGGCCTGGGGTACGTCCTCGGACCGACGGGGGGCTACCTGATCGGCTTCCTCGTGGCGGCGGTCCTCATCGGTGCGATCGTCCACCGCACCCTCGGTGGGATCGCCGACCGTGGCTCGGGACTGCGGCCGCTCTCGGAGGTGTCGGTCGCCGTCCAGGCCGGGGCGCTCGTGGCCGGGCTGGTCGTCATCTACGCCGTCGGTGTCCCGTGGCTCGCTACCATGGCCGGACTCCCGCTGGTCGAGGCCGCGACGGTCGGTGCCGCGGTGTTTCTCCCCGGTGACGCCATCAAGATCGCCGCGACGCTGGCGCTGGTCCGGGCTGGCGCTCTCGCCCGACAACAGGCCGTATGA
- a CDS encoding energy-coupling factor ABC transporter ATP-binding protein, which yields MITVSDLTHRFGEAVALDSVSLSIADGEFLLLVGPNGSGKTTLVRHCNALLEPDSGTVTVDGVDVTEDPVAARTSVGMVFQHPRDQLVAATVGADVAFGPENLGLPRPEIDRHVEAALAAVDMGGMEDARIDELSGGQQARVAIAGALAMEPTHLVLDEPFAGLDLRARRSVLARLDELAADGTSVVVVTHDLRDLRERADRIVALADGRVVADGDPAAVVPDLEPLGVDAGC from the coding sequence ATGATCACCGTCAGCGACCTCACACACCGGTTCGGGGAGGCCGTCGCGCTCGATAGCGTCTCGCTTTCGATCGCGGACGGGGAGTTTCTCCTACTGGTCGGCCCGAACGGCAGCGGGAAGACGACGCTCGTCCGGCACTGCAACGCCCTGCTCGAACCCGATTCGGGCACCGTCACCGTCGACGGCGTCGACGTGACCGAAGACCCGGTCGCGGCGCGCACGAGCGTCGGGATGGTGTTCCAACACCCCCGCGATCAGCTGGTGGCCGCGACCGTCGGTGCCGACGTGGCCTTCGGCCCGGAGAACCTGGGTCTCCCCCGTCCGGAGATCGACCGCCACGTCGAGGCGGCGCTGGCGGCCGTCGACATGGGCGGGATGGAGGACGCGCGCATCGACGAACTCTCCGGGGGACAGCAGGCTCGGGTCGCTATCGCCGGGGCGCTGGCGATGGAGCCGACGCATCTCGTCCTCGACGAACCGTTCGCCGGCCTGGACCTGCGTGCGCGCCGATCGGTGCTTGCTCGGCTCGACGAACTGGCCGCCGACGGGACCAGCGTCGTCGTCGTCACACACGATCTGCGGGACCTCCGCGAGCGGGCGGATCGGATCGTCGCGCTCGCCGACGGGCGGGTGGTCGCCGACGGCGACCCCGCCGCGGTCGTCCCGGACCTGGAGCCACTCGGTGTCGACGCCGGATGTTGA
- a CDS encoding energy-coupling factor transporter transmembrane component T family protein: MLTYEPGATFAHRLDARAKLAFQIGFAVAVFSRPTPVRLAGLAILAGVGLAAGRLSPVTVLRNYWFVVAVLALGPLSATVVLGPPWLAPDRALAPTLAVGRVLLVLFVSAVYVRTTPVRATRAAIQRHVPGRFGQALGVGVAITFRFLPVLRRDLLSVRDAIRARGGQRRSVVDRAQRIALVGLGRALGRADRLSVALRARCFAWNPTPPAMAFERRDYPVVAVGFLLALSPLVSV, encoded by the coding sequence ATGTTGACCTACGAGCCGGGCGCGACGTTCGCTCACCGACTCGACGCACGAGCGAAACTCGCCTTCCAGATCGGGTTCGCCGTCGCCGTCTTCTCCCGGCCGACGCCGGTACGGCTCGCCGGGCTCGCCATCCTCGCTGGGGTCGGGCTGGCGGCGGGACGGCTCTCGCCGGTGACGGTCCTCCGGAACTACTGGTTCGTCGTCGCCGTGCTGGCGCTCGGCCCGCTCTCGGCGACGGTCGTCCTCGGACCGCCCTGGCTGGCGCCCGACCGCGCGCTGGCGCCGACACTCGCGGTCGGCCGAGTCCTCCTGGTGCTGTTCGTCAGCGCCGTCTACGTCCGGACGACGCCGGTCCGGGCGACCCGGGCGGCCATCCAGCGCCACGTCCCGGGCCGGTTCGGACAGGCCCTGGGCGTCGGCGTCGCGATCACGTTCCGGTTTCTCCCGGTGCTCCGGCGGGACCTCCTGTCGGTCCGGGACGCGATCAGGGCCCGGGGCGGCCAGCGCCGGTCCGTCGTCGACCGCGCACAGCGGATCGCTCTCGTCGGTCTGGGGCGGGCGCTGGGGCGGGCCGACCGGCTCTCGGTCGCCCTCCGGGCCCGTTGTTTCGCCTGGAACCCGACCCCGCCGGCGATGGCCTTCGAGCGGCGGGACTACCCGGTAGTCGCCGTCGGCTTCCTGCTGGCGCTCTCGCCGCTGGTGTCGGTGTAG
- a CDS encoding DUF5781 family protein — protein MELHVQGGPAEPFLGASDLFSTEYDLDRPVTVRVREDPDERTRVSHSEDRHLLTISRQAATSAMARELALHEFAHMHHHERGHPSHTQSTEEAIYLALAGRSVERRKLTHCYQIANHMRDVYADDVWMAMAPGDKLVPFLEASLAAAVADRPSDPPAWDHVTPIAPRGRGPDEPTARLTPAADPEITAVNAAFALALVERHDLVDDDHRLYDLAHAAAADAEGISLAEFKRHFASLSPDPDASEFRKALVDVTRAYAGSGPQAAD, from the coding sequence ATGGAACTACACGTACAGGGCGGGCCGGCCGAACCGTTTCTGGGCGCAAGCGACCTCTTCTCGACGGAGTACGACCTCGATCGGCCGGTGACGGTCCGGGTCCGCGAGGACCCCGACGAGCGGACCCGCGTGAGCCACAGCGAGGACCGCCACCTGCTGACGATCTCCCGACAGGCCGCGACCAGCGCGATGGCCCGGGAACTCGCGCTCCACGAGTTCGCACACATGCACCACCACGAGCGGGGCCACCCCTCCCACACCCAGTCGACCGAGGAGGCGATCTACCTGGCGCTTGCCGGCCGGTCGGTCGAGCGCCGGAAGCTCACACACTGCTACCAGATCGCGAACCACATGCGCGACGTGTACGCCGACGATGTCTGGATGGCGATGGCGCCGGGCGACAAACTCGTGCCCTTCCTGGAGGCGAGCCTGGCCGCCGCGGTCGCGGACCGGCCGTCGGACCCGCCGGCCTGGGACCACGTGACGCCGATCGCACCGCGTGGACGGGGACCGGACGAACCGACCGCCAGGCTGACGCCGGCCGCCGACCCCGAGATCACCGCGGTCAACGCGGCGTTCGCGCTCGCACTCGTCGAGCGCCACGACCTCGTCGACGACGACCACCGGCTGTACGACCTCGCGCACGCGGCCGCCGCCGACGCCGAGGGCATCAGCCTCGCGGAGTTCAAGCGCCACTTCGCCTCGCTGTCGCCGGATCCCGACGCCTCGGAGTTCCGGAAGGCACTGGTCGACGTGACCCGCGCCTACGCCGGCAGCGGCCCGCAGGCGGCCGACTGA